A stretch of Rhododendron vialii isolate Sample 1 chromosome 4a, ASM3025357v1 DNA encodes these proteins:
- the LOC131323430 gene encoding nudix hydrolase 2-like isoform X2, giving the protein MPVTKNTSWAGEQAVPAEARVPKIDLLDASEDAYGGVIVDMKEPMNSDLFASALRASTTKWREQGKKGIWIKLPIELVNLVEVAVKEGFRYHHAEPSYLMLVKWIPITANTLPANASHRVGIGAFVTNSKGEVLVVQENSGKFKGTGVWKFPTGVVDEGEDICTAAMREVREETGIETEFLEVLAFRQSHNSFFGKSDLFFACMLKPSSFDIRKQDSEIAAAKWMPLEEYAAQPFIQKHEQFNYIAKVCLEKKKGNYAGFSAVPTTTGFSRKQNYLYFNKKDLSGTNICENSHTGKL; this is encoded by the exons ATGCCTGTCACAAAAAATACATCATGGGCCGGAGAGCAAGCGGTCCCAGCTGAAGCAAGAGTTCCCAAGATTGACTTACTTGATGCATCTGAAGATGCTTATGGAGGAGTCATTGTAGACATGAAAGAACCAATGAATTCTGATCTATTTGCATCTGCACTTAGGGCTTCAACAACGAAATGGAGGGAGCAg GGAAAGAAGGGCATTTGGATTAAGTTGCCTATTGAGCTTGTAAATCTTGTTGAGGTCGCAGTTAAG GAAGGATTTAGATATCATCATGCTGAACCATCATACTTGATGCTTGTGAAGTGGATTCCCATAACTGCCAACACACTTCCTGCAAATGCTTCTCATCGAGTGGGCATTGGTGCTTTTGTCACAAATAGCAAAGGGGAG GTTCTGGTAGTCCAGGAAAATAGCGGCAAATTCAAAGGCACAGGTGTGTGGAAGTTTCCTACGGGTGTTGTTGACGAG GGTGAAGACATTTGTACAGCTGCAATGAGAGAAGTGCGAGAAGAGACGGGA ATTGAGACAGAATTCTTGGAAGTTCTTGCATTCAG GCAAAGCCACAACTCGTTCTTTGGCAAGTCCGATTTATTCTTTGCTTGCATGTTGAAACCATCCTCTTTCGATATCCGGAAACAGGACTCGGAGATTGCCGCAGCGAAA TGGATGCCCCTTGAAGAATATGCAGCCCAGCCTTTCATTCAGAAACATGAACAATTCAATTACATTGCTAAGGTATGcttggagaagaagaagggcAACTACGCTGGATTTTCTGCTGTTCCTACTACTACTGGCTTTTCCCGTAAACAGAACTATTTATACTTCAACAAGAAGGATCTTAGTGGTACCAATATTTGCGAGAACTCTCACACCGGTAAACTCTGA
- the LOC131323430 gene encoding nudix hydrolase 2-like isoform X1, whose protein sequence is MVEVTNHSSFKVLNRQLTRSSSSSLVVPKLGLGIVQAVNPFLFRFMPVTKNTSWAGEQAVPAEARVPKIDLLDASEDAYGGVIVDMKEPMNSDLFASALRASTTKWREQGKKGIWIKLPIELVNLVEVAVKEGFRYHHAEPSYLMLVKWIPITANTLPANASHRVGIGAFVTNSKGEVLVVQENSGKFKGTGVWKFPTGVVDEGEDICTAAMREVREETGIETEFLEVLAFRQSHNSFFGKSDLFFACMLKPSSFDIRKQDSEIAAAKWMPLEEYAAQPFIQKHEQFNYIAKVCLEKKKGNYAGFSAVPTTTGFSRKQNYLYFNKKDLSGTNICENSHTGKL, encoded by the exons ATGGTCGAAGTCACAAACCACTCGTCGTTCAAAGTCCTGAATCGCCAGCTAACGCG AAGTTCAAGTTCCAGCCTTGTTGTTCCAAAGCTTGGTCTAG GTATTGTTCAAGCTGTGAATCCATTCCTTTTCAGATTCATGCCTGTCACAAAAAATACATCATGGGCCGGAGAGCAAGCGGTCCCAGCTGAAGCAAGAGTTCCCAAGATTGACTTACTTGATGCATCTGAAGATGCTTATGGAGGAGTCATTGTAGACATGAAAGAACCAATGAATTCTGATCTATTTGCATCTGCACTTAGGGCTTCAACAACGAAATGGAGGGAGCAg GGAAAGAAGGGCATTTGGATTAAGTTGCCTATTGAGCTTGTAAATCTTGTTGAGGTCGCAGTTAAG GAAGGATTTAGATATCATCATGCTGAACCATCATACTTGATGCTTGTGAAGTGGATTCCCATAACTGCCAACACACTTCCTGCAAATGCTTCTCATCGAGTGGGCATTGGTGCTTTTGTCACAAATAGCAAAGGGGAG GTTCTGGTAGTCCAGGAAAATAGCGGCAAATTCAAAGGCACAGGTGTGTGGAAGTTTCCTACGGGTGTTGTTGACGAG GGTGAAGACATTTGTACAGCTGCAATGAGAGAAGTGCGAGAAGAGACGGGA ATTGAGACAGAATTCTTGGAAGTTCTTGCATTCAG GCAAAGCCACAACTCGTTCTTTGGCAAGTCCGATTTATTCTTTGCTTGCATGTTGAAACCATCCTCTTTCGATATCCGGAAACAGGACTCGGAGATTGCCGCAGCGAAA TGGATGCCCCTTGAAGAATATGCAGCCCAGCCTTTCATTCAGAAACATGAACAATTCAATTACATTGCTAAGGTATGcttggagaagaagaagggcAACTACGCTGGATTTTCTGCTGTTCCTACTACTACTGGCTTTTCCCGTAAACAGAACTATTTATACTTCAACAAGAAGGATCTTAGTGGTACCAATATTTGCGAGAACTCTCACACCGGTAAACTCTGA
- the LOC131323434 gene encoding nuclear transcription factor Y subunit B-3-like: MADSDNESGGHNAGGGDLSQREQDRFLPIANVSRIMKKALPANAKISKDAKETVQECVSEFISFVTGEASDKCQREKRKTINGDDLLWAMTTLGFEEYVEPLKVYLGKYREMEGERTAVGGGGGGGGGGRQGERDGGGGSGGGGGGFNGGMVYGGMQGGGMVMMGQQHQGQVYGSGYPMGIGDGGGGKGNNVGGGGSNMRPR, from the coding sequence ATGGCGGATTCGGACAACGAGTCGGGCGGCCACAACGCCGGCGGCGGCGACCTATCGCAGCGGGAGCAGGACAGGTTCCTGCCGATCGCGAACGTGAGCCGGATAATGAAGAAGGCGCTGCCGGCCAACGCGAAGATATCCAAGGACGCCAAGGAGACGGTCCAGGAGTGTGTGTCGGAGTTCATAAGCTTTGTAACGGGGGAGGCCTCGGATAAGTGCCAGCGTGAGAAGCGGAAGACGATCAACGGTGACGATTTATTGTGGGCCATGACGACGTTAGGGTTTGAGGAGTACGTGGAGCCGCTCAAGGTTTACTTGGGGAAGTATAGGGAGATGGAGGGGGAGAGGACGGCTgttggcggtggcggtggcggtggcggtggtgggcGGCAGGGGGAAAgggatggtggtggtgggagtggaggtggaggtgggggGTTTAATGGGGGAATGGTGTATGGAGGGATGCAGGGTGGAGGGATGGTGATGATGGGGCAGCAGCATCAGGGACAGGTGTACGGTTCGGGTTATCCGATGGGGATAGGTGACGGCGGCGGTGGAAAGGGTAATAACGTGGGTGGTGGAGGATCCAATATGAGGCCAAGGTAG